TATAATCTCGACAGGAGGAGCGGCTGGACTTTATAAGCCTAATAATCCTGGATTTTCACGACATAAAATGTGGTATCCGCCATTTAACACTGGAGCAGGATATGCGATGGGAATTTTGGCAGGAGCTGAGATGACAACTTTTGAAATGAGATTTATTGCTTTGAGATGTAAGGATACAATTGCACCAGTTGGGACGATTGCTCAGGGAGTCGGAGCAAAACAGATAAATTCGAAAGGATTTGTGTATGAGGATAAATATGGACTTACAACGAGTGAGCGTGTTTATGGAACTGTGCGAGAAAATCAACTTGGAAATGGGCCTTGTTATTTGAAAACGAGTGGAATTAGTGAAGAGGAAAGCGATAGTTTGTTAAAAGCATATTTGAATATGGCACCAAGTCAGACATTGAAGTGGATTGAAAGTGGAAAAAATCCAAATGAGCAAGATGTGGAAATCGAAGGTACGGAGCCTTACATTGTTGGAGGGCATACTGCAAGTGGCTTTTGGGTAAATACGAATAGAGAAACAACGATTAAAGGACTTTATGCAGCAGGTGATGTAGCTGGAGGCTGTCCACAAAAATATGTTACAGGAGCGTTGGCAGAAGGAGAAATTGCTGCACTTGATATAATTTCAAAATTGAATGATGAAAAAAATTGTGGAAAACTTGATGAGAATGTGGAAAACTTTTTGGATAATCAAAAAAAACAAATTATTGGACAATATGAAAAAATTAGAAATACGAAGGCTAGAAGATTTTCAACTGAAGATATGGAAGAGGGAATGCAGAAAATTATGGATGAGTATGCAGGTGGAATATCGACAAATTATCAGTTTAACGAGAAACAATTGAAACTGGCAAAGCAGAAAATTGATCAGTTGATAGAGCTTTCTGATGAGCTTTCGGCAGATAATATGCATGATTTGATGTTTGTTTATGAATTGAAGGAGCGATTGACGGTTTGTAAATCGTTAATTGGACATCTTTTCTTTAGAAAAGAAACTAGATGGCATTCATTTAATGAAAATTTAGATTATCCTGAAACCGATGAAAATTATTTTAAATATGTAAATTCGAGATTGGTTGATGGAGAGCTGGAAGTATTTACGAGGGAAATTGTGAAGGAGGACAAGTATGAGCATAGTAATTGATCCATATAAATGTATTGGGTGTACGAAATGTACGCAAGTGTGTCCAGGTACTTTAATCGAGATGCAAAAAGTTGAAGATATGAAGGTCAAAAAGGCAGTTATGCAATATCCAAAAGATTGCTGGGGATGTGTTTCCTGCGTGAAGGAATGTCCAGTTCAGGCGATTTCATTTTTCCTCGGAGCAGATATTGGTGGAAATGGAAGTACGATGACGACTAAAGAGGAAGGCGATATTCTAAAATGGATTATTGAAAAAAGAGATGGAACTGTAGAAGAAATTGATATAAATAGAAAAGATGCTAATAAATATTGATAAATATAATGAATAATAAAAATGGCTACCTCAATTATGAGATAGCCTAAATTGATCTTTTTCAAAAATGCTACGTATTTTCTTAAACTAATTATACAACATTTTAGAGAAAAAAACAATAATAATTTTAATAAAAAAAATAATTTTTTGAGTTTTTATAGAATTCAGATTAATTTTATTATATAATGTAAGTGGCTTAAAAATAAGTTTGATCTCTTATTTTAAGTATCTCCGTAAAAAGGAGGTGCAAAAATGCTACGGTATATAAAAATAACAATACTGATTATAGTATTATTCTTTTTGATACAAAATAATGCTATGTAGCAGTATTTTTTCTCACTATTCTAAATCTGAGTAGTGAGTTTTTTTAAAATAAATTACTTTAATATAAAAAATATTCTATTTACAAAGTAAAATTAAATTGTATATACACTTGACTATACAAATATGATGTGCAATAATATAGAAAATAAAATATATTAAATTTTTTTATTCATAAGTTTAAAAAAATAAAAAAAGAAAGGGTGATTTATAATATGAATGAATTATCTCACTTAGATGAATTGGAAGCAGAGGCGATATACATTATTCGGGAAGTTGCAGCTGAATGCGAAAATCCTGTTATGTTGTATTCGATAGGGAAGGATAGCTCGGTTATGTTACATTTGGCTATGAAGGCATTTTATCCTGAAAAACCGCCTTTTCCTTTTCTACATGTAAATACTGGTTGGAAATTTAAGGAAATGATTAATTTTCGTGATAAAAGGGCGAAAGAACTTGGAATTGAAATGATTGAATACATCAATCCTGAAGGAGTTGAAAAAAATATTAATCCGTTTGATCATGGATCTTCGTTTACTGATATTATGAAAACACAAGCGTTGAAACAGGCACTTAATAAATATGGATTTACGGCAGCATTTGGTGGAGGTCGTAGAGATGAAGAAAAAAGTCGTGCTAAAGAAAGAATTTTCTCATTTAGAAATGCAGCACAAGCATGGGATCCTAAAAATCAACGTCCAGAAATGTGGAAACTTTACAATACAGAGATTAGTAAAGGTGAAAGTATTAGAGTTTTCCCAATTTCTAATTGGACTGAAAAAGATATTTGGGAATATATTCAAAGGGAGAATATACCAATTGTGTCGCTTTATTCGGCAGCAGAACGTCCTGTTGTAGAAAGAGATGGAAATTTAATCATGGTTGATGATGAGAGAATGCGATTGGAAGAAGGCGAAGAGTCTGAAATTAAAATGGTTCGTTTTAGAACGCTAGGAGATTATCCGTTGTCTGGTGCTGTGGAATCAGATGCTGTAACTTTGGAGGAAATAATTGATGAAACATTGAGTTCAGTTGAATCTGAGCGTACAAGTAGAGTAATTGATAGAGATAGTGGGGCAGCAAGCATGGAAAAAAGAAAAAGAGAGGGGTATTTTTAATGGTGAGATTATTAAAATTTATTACTTGTGGAAGTGTGGATGATGGAAAATCAACATTGATTGGAAATATTCTTTATAACT
The DNA window shown above is from Leptotrichia wadei and carries:
- a CDS encoding adenylyl-sulfate reductase subunit alpha — translated: MAENKDDKNNKERKKLKIKELETDVLIIGGGTAGCYAAITLGKNSNLSVIVAEKANIKRSGCLAAGINAINAYNVKGRVPQDYVDYATKDANGIVRNDLLITAANRFNEITAEVEKLGLVILKDENGEYVARGNRNIKINGENFKPILADAVKKTKNVRVLNTLNITDLLVKDGKVYGAVGFSIKKEEAFVIRAKKVIISTGGAAGLYKPNNPGFSRHKMWYPPFNTGAGYAMGILAGAEMTTFEMRFIALRCKDTIAPVGTIAQGVGAKQINSKGFVYEDKYGLTTSERVYGTVRENQLGNGPCYLKTSGISEEESDSLLKAYLNMAPSQTLKWIESGKNPNEQDVEIEGTEPYIVGGHTASGFWVNTNRETTIKGLYAAGDVAGGCPQKYVTGALAEGEIAALDIISKLNDEKNCGKLDENVENFLDNQKKQIIGQYEKIRNTKARRFSTEDMEEGMQKIMDEYAGGISTNYQFNEKQLKLAKQKIDQLIELSDELSADNMHDLMFVYELKERLTVCKSLIGHLFFRKETRWHSFNENLDYPETDENYFKYVNSRLVDGELEVFTREIVKEDKYEHSN
- a CDS encoding 4Fe-4S dicluster domain-containing protein, with product MSIVIDPYKCIGCTKCTQVCPGTLIEMQKVEDMKVKKAVMQYPKDCWGCVSCVKECPVQAISFFLGADIGGNGSTMTTKEEGDILKWIIEKRDGTVEEIDINRKDANKY
- the cysD gene encoding sulfate adenylyltransferase subunit CysD; the protein is MNELSHLDELEAEAIYIIREVAAECENPVMLYSIGKDSSVMLHLAMKAFYPEKPPFPFLHVNTGWKFKEMINFRDKRAKELGIEMIEYINPEGVEKNINPFDHGSSFTDIMKTQALKQALNKYGFTAAFGGGRRDEEKSRAKERIFSFRNAAQAWDPKNQRPEMWKLYNTEISKGESIRVFPISNWTEKDIWEYIQRENIPIVSLYSAAERPVVERDGNLIMVDDERMRLEEGEESEIKMVRFRTLGDYPLSGAVESDAVTLEEIIDETLSSVESERTSRVIDRDSGAASMEKRKREGYF